AcgtatttctcttttttatttttgaataaatagtACATTAAAAAGGCAGGTTCACATATAAGCACACTTTAAGATCCCTTAGAACGTACATCTATAACTGCATCCTAATAACTAGTCTTATTTTCAATCACAAACCATCCTACTCTGATCAAATTGTCGATCACTAAAAACCATAATCTACAAACCACATAAAATCAAACAGATCAcgaaaatgtcaaaaaaaggCCCACTTTTTGGACTCAAAATTGCAAAGAAAAAGTGATAAACATAAATCCATAGAAGGGTAAGGAACAAACCTTGCTCGTTACGAGCAGTGAGAAGAATGGATCCAGTTTCATCCCCAACAAGGCATTCAGCGATGCGAGTATTCTGTTGAGGTCGTGCTGGAACACGTAACGATGATGGGTTCCTAGGTTTCTTACTGAGTACTGTGTTGGCATTCACAATCTTAACAGTAAGATTATGACCGGTTGTTCCTGGTTTCAATTGATCCACTTTGATGAAAACTGGCTTTCTCATCGCTGGCTTTGCCGCCGTGTTTGCTCCACCGGAATTAGCCTGTTGTC
This window of the Solanum pennellii chromosome 2, SPENNV200 genome carries:
- the LOC107011200 gene encoding uncharacterized protein At4g28440, coding for MATRSGNRQQANSGGANTAAKPAMRKPVFIKVDQLKPGTTGHNLTVKIVNANTVLSKKPRNPSSLRVPARPQQNTRIAECLVGDETGSILLTARNEQVDLMKPDATIIIRNAKIDMFKGSMRLAVDKWGRIEAGEPATFVVNEENNLSLVEYELVNVEE